A part of Crassostrea angulata isolate pt1a10 chromosome 5, ASM2561291v2, whole genome shotgun sequence genomic DNA contains:
- the LOC128185968 gene encoding uncharacterized protein LOC128185968 has protein sequence MAAPMKTCGFCKKNIRDKSYRSLASNISQDHYGNIFKILGIAMTGVLCNQCVNKLNRIRKLNGDIETKVVSLTEERDKLLATLKAMPGIVQQCVSTPRRGEKRPLVKQTPTPRSRLKKSLFSTPTRKCSPAPKVTPEKRVVTQVTRSTQTKQPREDFDVKITVKYPHGERSKYVNTEPEKSALKAMMNSKKPEAIMKHYRKNDKYKDAIVNVVKKEIQKEINVLVRRNGNVFQNQSSENLLKFDWTAVSHEFQAKAPYLHNILCGAANLDLRTKKKLPGVITSAAILLYTRSQGLNQLQYILGLIADKCGMTKEGLKILHDLGVVVSPTSIMKKKKQLVKQQEKQIMETVSTYVNHKQEFTRNASGLSPTAGLESDTEVTSLAACGDSETQGLPCHAAVVESEADKTQYHTGRTESSAENNLLFSAACEINDKSDTGDHLVQNIISKPKPIEILGDNLDVTISPAKMTMEKQRKSLHWFLVMAKQKRITAEDLNLPPDMLRERNDVLRVPTNSWIPSMVQTDSLCKNIVFHVSHILLKYIEFLKPASVSFPTYIAHPYMEKTKEKSIFLNCNLIEASENSSQGMITILQRIHHLAVPHVDNETPERIVFGGDVLTNERAFSAQEAMQNVPSEFESLSGLIHRPEGLHREMNFLLVY, from the exons ATGGCGGCGCCCATGAAGACGTGTggattttgtaagaaaaatatccGGGATAAGTCTTACAGGTCCTTAGCATCAAATATTAGCCAAGATCACTatggaaatattttcaaaatactggGAATAGCTATGACTGGCGTTCTTTGCAATCAGTGTGTGAATAAACTGAACAGAATAAGGAAATTAAATGGGGACATTGAGACGAAAGTTGTGTCGTTAACAGAAGAACGCGACAAACTTTTAGCGACACTCAAAGCAATGCCGGGCATTGTTCAACAGTGTGTAAGTACGCCTAGAAGAGGGGAAAAAAGACCGTTAGTTAAACAAACGCCGACACCAAGGTCAAGGCTCAAGAAAAGTTTATTTTCCACACCAACCCGTAAATGTAGTCCTGCACCTAAAGTCACACCAGAGAAAAGGGTTGTAACTCAAGTCACAAGGTCAACGCAGACAAAACAACCACGAGAAGATTTTGATGTTAAG atCACAGTCAAGTACCCACATGGTGAACGCTCTAAGTATGTTAACACTGAACCTGAAAAATCAGCCTTGAAAGCTATGATGAACAGCAAGAAACCTGAAGCAATTATGAAACATTACaggaaaaatgataaatacaagGATGCTATTGTGAATGTTGTGAAAAAAGAGATTCAGAAAGAAATTAATGTTCTTGTTAGAAGAAATGGAAATGTCTTCCAAAATCAAAGTTCAGAAAACCTTCTTAAATTTGATTGGACAGCTGTTTCTCATGAATTTCAAGCCAAAGCTCCTTACTTGCATAATATTCTATGTGGTGCGGCTAACCTGGATTTGAGAACCAAGAAAAAGTTGCCTGGTGTGATAACCTCTGCAGCTATATTACTTTACACAAGATCCCAAGGACTTAATCAGCTGCAGTATATCTTAGGACTTATCGCAGACAAATGTGGAATGACCAAAGAG GGTTTGAAAATACTTCATGATCTTGGTGTAGTTGTGTCGCCTACAAgcataatgaaaaagaaaaaacaacttGTGAAACAGCAAGAAAAACAGATTATGGAAACAGTTTCAACATATGTAAATCACAAACAAGAGTTCACAAGGAATGCTTCAGGACTGTCTCCTACTGCAGGGCTTGAAAGTGATACAGAAGTAACTTCGCTTGCTGCTTGTGGAGACAGTGAGACACAAGGCTTACCGTGCCATGCTGCTGTTGTTGAAAGTGAAGCAGACAAAACACAGTACCATACTGGTAGAACTGAAAGTAGTGCAGAAAACAATTTGCTTTTTTCTGCTGCATgtgaaattaatgataaatcTGATACAGGAGATCATTtagttcagaacattatttcaAAACCAAAGCCAATAGAAATTCTTGGGGATAATTTGGACGTCACGATCAGTCCAGCAAAGATGACCATGGAGAAACAGCGCAAGAGCTTACACTGGTTCCTAGTCATGGCCAAGCAAAAACGAATTACAGCAGAGGACTTGAATTTACCGCCCGATATGTTGAGAGAAAGAAATGATGTTTTACGTGTACCAACAAATAGTTGGATACCATCGATGGTACAGACTGACAGCCTTTGTAAAAACATTGTTTTCCATGTATCTCACATCCTGCTGAAGtatattgaatttttgaaacctgCAAGTGTAAGCTTTCCAACTTATATTGCACATCCATACATGGAGAAGACAAAGGAGAAGTCTATTTTTCTCAATTGTAACCTAATTGAAGCCAGTGAGAATTCTTCTCAAg GCATGATTACTATACTTCAAAGAATCCATCACCTAGCAGTTCCACATGTAGACAATGAAACGCCAGAAAGAATTGTGTTCGGTGGAGACGTTCTGACGAATGAGAGAGCTTTTTCTGCGCAGGAGGCCATGCAGAATGTCCCATCTGAATTTGAGAGCCTTAGTGGATTAATTCACAGGCCAGAGGGATTGCACAGGGAAATGAACTTTCTTTTGGTATACTGA
- the LOC128184033 gene encoding small conductance calcium-activated potassium channel protein-like, with protein sequence MSSTRENPGIPLVGLNGKLKKYKTLENEAGDSPPGRFETVGSRLARRKELFVKRKRSSDVALIFALFGILLMVTQTELTAAKVYHRSSLPSHLMKMAITASTVALLIFLGIYHRLDIQLFIVNNCVDDWRIPLTARRIIQITFEIIVCSIHPIPGDFDTTWPATVAEGEHYRKLRVPLDTILALPMFLRLFLVCRFIMLHSKLYEDASSQSLGALNRIHFNFRFIFKSLMTMYPDYVLTIIMIVSFLIASWVLRLCEMSDTADESVHSNLLNTMWLVAITFLSVGYGDIKPSTYCGRGIAVITGMMGAGCTALVVAVLARKLELSRSEKYVHDFVLDVNLDKRLKNEAANVMKSGWFIYKFRKLKANSSMALSYQTKLLEAIYNIRQIKAAQRRLVDASITMTEVNKTQNEASRSIEIIRCKQLTLEEKVDNLESKIMSLHDKINAILKILKE encoded by the coding sequence ATGAGTTCTACAAGGGAAAATCCCGGTATTCCACTAGTGGGATTAAATGGAAAACTCAAGAAATATAAAACGCTGGAAAATGAGGCAGGGGACTCACCCCCGGGCCGATTTGAGACGGTGGGTAGCAGACTCGCCAGACGCAAAGAACTGTTCGTCAAAAGGAAGCGTTCAAGTGACGTGGCTTTGATCTTTGCTCTGTTTGGCATCCTGTTAATGGTAACACAGACGGAACTGACGGCCGCCAAAGTCTACCACCGGTCCTCCCTCCCCTCCCACCTAATGAAGATGGCGATCACTGCCTCCACGGTGGCGCTGCTGATTTTCCTGGGGATATACCACCGGTTGGACATCCAGCTCTTCATCGTTAACAATTGCGTGGATGACTGGAGAATACCGTTGACCGCGCGGAGAATTATACAGATTACGTTCGAAATCATCGTGTGTTCCATCCATCCAATTCCAGGCGATTTCGACACCACTTGGCCCGCCACTGTGGCTGAAGGGGAGCACTACCGCAAGCTTCGTGTTCCCCTAGACACTATTCTTGCGCTACCGATGTTTCTACGACTGTTCCTCGTGTGTCGGTTCATAATGCTACACAGCAAACTGTACGAAGACGCTTCGTCGCAGAGTCTTGGAGCTCTGAACCGAATCCACTTCAATTTCAGGTTTATATTCAAGTCCCTCATGACTATGTACCCTGACTATGTGCTAACTATTATCATGATTGTGTCCTTTTTAATAGCAAGCTGGGTGCTGCGGTTGTGTGAGATGAGCGACACCGCGGATGAATCTGTGCATTCGAATTTGCTCAACACAATGTGGCTGGTGGCGATTACGTTTCTTTCCGTAGGATATGGGGACATAAAGCCGAGTACCTACTGCGGGAGGGGCATTGCCGTGATCACGGGTATGATGGGGGCGGGATGCACTGCTCTGGTCGTAGCAGTCTTAGCCAGAAAACTAGAGCTTAGTCGCAGCGAGAAGTACGTCCACGACTTTGTTCTCGACGTCAACCTCGACAAGAGACTGAAAAACGAGGCCGCCAACGTGATGAAATCCGGCTGGTTCATCTATAAGTTTCGCAAACTTAAGGCAAATTCTTCCATGGCGCTGTCTTACCAGACAAAGTTGCTGGAGGCTATTTATAACATTCGCCAAATCAAAGCTGCACAACGACGTCTTGTGGATGCCTCCATTACTATGACGGAGGTAAACAAAACTCAGAACGAGGCAAGTAGGTCAATAGAGATTATCCGGTGTAAACAGCTAACTTTGGAGGAAAAAGTGGATAATCTAGAGTCCAAAATCATGTCCCTTCATGACAAGATTAACGCTattctaaaaattttgaaagaatga
- the LOC128185969 gene encoding uncharacterized protein LOC128185969 gives MAFQPIRILITYQCSAIVYMAGMFQNVCKRFSLDALKPFQEETITQLLKGRDSFLSVKTGGGKSICYQGFQLMWTELNGCECSVLIVSPLLSIMKEQCEYLKSCDFTSTYIGRDSSEDIDILNGNFQFLFASPESILSVNKWRDMLVASKHFKLFVVDEAHTVLHWGESEIEMEPFRIWYSKLGEIRSLIQCPVLLITATANRSARMEMQKKFCMIDCHEIIQNPDRENIKLFVHKFKSTVSHGDIFYFLIHLLKKDKELCERFLIFCPSIKTCSELFSAFRMKLGHIIKHVDMFHSQSPDTVKEKIKEDMSVESGNIRVLVATSAAGMGVNFRSVKYVINYGPPKDMDGFVQQFGRAGRDGGVAMALLLFNGKQCRKLDEDMKTYTQNKETCRRDIILSAYKSKSDPKRLRHMCCDICDVQCDCNSTDCSNFKHPFYKYELPVCSSDSDNSADDMFDDDSD, from the exons ATGGcatttcaaccaatcagaattcTTATAACGTATCAGTGTTCGGCTATCGTATACATGGCGGGCATGTTTCAAAATGTGTGTAAAAGGTTCAGTTTAGATGCGTTAAAACCTTTCCAGGAGGAAACAATTACACAGCTTTTGAAAGGCAGGGATTCATTTCTTTCCGTTAAAACAGGCGGTGGCAAAAGTATTTGCTATCAAGGTTTCCAGCTGATGTGGACGGAATTGAACGGATGCGAATGCAGTGTTTTGATAGTTTCGCCATTGCTTTCGATAATGAAAGAACAATGTGAATACTTGAAATCTTGTGATTTTACCTCAACGTATATTGGCAGAGATAGTAGCGAAGACATAGACATTCTCAATGGTAATTTTCAATTCCTGTTTGCTTCACCGGAATCCATTTTGTCTGTAAATAAGTGGAGGGACATGCTCGTTGCTAGCAAACATTTCAAACTGTTCGTCGTCGATGAGGCCCATACTGTATTGCATTG GGGTGAAAGTGAAATCGAGATGGAGCCTTTCCGTATCTGGTACAGCAAGCTAGGCGAAATCAGATCCCTAATACAGTGTCCTGTCCTGTTGATAACTGCAACAGCTAACAGATCAGCTCGAATGGAAATGCAGAAGAAGTTTTGCATGATAGATTGTCatgaaattattcaaaatcCTGATAGAGAAAATATCAAGCTGTTTGTTCATAAATTTAAGAGCACAGTTTCACATGGAGACATTTTCTACTTTCTTATTCACTTGTTAAAAAAGGACAAAGAACTGTGTGAAAGATTTTTGATATTCTGTCCTTCAATTAAAACATGCAGTGAATTATTTTCTGCCTTTAGGATGAAACTTGGGCATATCATTAAGCATGTTGACATGTTTCATTCACAATCACCAGACACAGTTAAAGAAAAGATTAAAGAAGACATGAGTGTAGAGAGTGGTAACATCAGAGTTTTAGTTGCAACAAGTGCAGCAGGGATGGGGGTGAATTTCAGATCGgttaaatatgttataaattatGGACCTCCCAAAGATATGGATGGATTTGTCCAACAGTTCGGTAGAGCAGGTCGTGATGGAGGAGTGGCCATGGCCTTGTTACTTTTTAATGGTAAACAGTGTAGAAAATTGGATGAAGACATGAAAACCTATACTCAAAATAAAGAAACTTGTCGTAGGGACATCATACTTTCAGCATACAAATCAAAATCTGACCCCAAAAGATTAAGGCACATGTGCTGTGATATTTGTGATGTCCAATGTGATTGTAATAGTACTGactgttcaaattttaaacatccaTTTTATAAATACGAATTGCCTGTGTGTTCTTCAGATTCTGATAATAGTGCTGACGACATGTTTGACGACGATTcagattaa